Proteins encoded within one genomic window of Lactococcus garvieae:
- a CDS encoding YcjF family protein, translating to MVEIAKFSTKGLKLNKKRKSGAVTDNSQFKIPETVEKTISKEKAHKVHRTIHGASLTAAGVGALPLPIADALILVPIQLKMLRNIYKIYDVKFSDKFVVNFIRVTLIPYIGRSLSSLIPGVGNVVNASIAAAITEAVGWSAAASLEKGIDFTKDTEKIESLVTGTLKDLMKHKK from the coding sequence ATGGTAGAAATAGCAAAATTTTCAACAAAAGGATTGAAGTTAAATAAAAAACGTAAGAGTGGAGCAGTTACAGACAACTCACAATTTAAAATACCTGAAACTGTTGAGAAAACCATTAGCAAGGAAAAAGCGCATAAGGTACATAGAACTATCCATGGCGCTTCACTTACAGCTGCGGGAGTAGGTGCATTGCCGCTTCCTATCGCGGATGCCTTAATTTTGGTACCTATTCAGCTGAAGATGTTGCGAAATATTTATAAAATATATGATGTAAAATTCAGTGACAAATTTGTAGTCAATTTTATTAGGGTAACACTTATCCCTTACATTGGGAGGTCTCTCTCTAGTTTGATTCCTGGTGTGGGAAATGTAGTGAATGCTTCAATTGCTGCAGCGATTACAGAAGCTGTTGGTTGGAGTGCGGCAGCCTCGTTAGAAAAAGGAATTGACTTTACAAAAGATACTGAAAAGATCGAAAGTTTAGTTACAGGAACTCTAAAAGATCTTATGAAGCATAAGAAATAA
- a CDS encoding class II fructose-bisphosphate aldolase: MAIVSAEKFVQAARDNGYAIGGFNTNNLEWTQAILRAAEAKKTPVLIQTSMGAAKYMGGYKMCKLLIETLVESMGITVPVAIHLDHGHFDDALECIEVGYSSLMFDGSHLPIEENLKLAEEVIAKAHAKGISVECEVGSIGGEEDGIVGEGELAPIEDAVAMAKLGVDFLAAGIGNIHGPYPENWKGLHIDHLTKLNEALVEAMGKNVPIVLHGGSGIPDEQIREAIANGVAKINVNTECQLAFAKATREFVVEFNANEAEYMKKKLFDPRKFLKPGFDAITASVEERIDVFGSANKA; encoded by the coding sequence ATGGCAATCGTTTCAGCAGAAAAATTCGTACAAGCCGCTCGTGACAATGGTTACGCTATCGGTGGTTTTAACACAAACAACCTTGAATGGACTCAAGCTATCTTGCGCGCAGCAGAAGCTAAAAAGACTCCAGTACTTATCCAAACTTCAATGGGTGCTGCTAAATACATGGGTGGTTACAAAATGTGTAAACTCCTTATTGAAACTCTTGTAGAATCAATGGGTATCACTGTACCAGTAGCTATTCACCTTGACCACGGTCACTTTGATGATGCTTTGGAATGTATCGAAGTGGGTTACTCTTCATTGATGTTCGACGGTTCACACCTTCCAATCGAAGAAAACCTTAAACTTGCTGAAGAAGTTATCGCAAAAGCTCACGCTAAAGGTATCTCAGTTGAGTGTGAAGTTGGTTCTATCGGTGGTGAAGAAGACGGTATCGTTGGTGAAGGCGAACTTGCTCCTATCGAAGATGCAGTAGCTATGGCTAAACTTGGCGTTGACTTCCTTGCAGCTGGTATCGGTAATATCCACGGTCCTTACCCAGAAAACTGGAAAGGTCTCCACATCGATCACTTGACTAAATTGAACGAAGCTCTTGTTGAAGCTATGGGCAAAAATGTTCCTATCGTATTGCACGGTGGTTCAGGTATCCCTGACGAACAAATCCGCGAAGCTATCGCTAACGGTGTAGCTAAAATCAACGTAAACACAGAATGCCAACTTGCATTTGCAAAAGCAACTCGTGAATTCGTCGTTGAATTTAACGCTAACGAAGCTGAATACATGAAGAAAAAACTCTTCGACCCACGTAAATTCTTGAAACCTGGTTTCGACGCAATCACTGCATCAGTTGAAGAACGTATCGACGTTTTCGGTTCAGCAAACAAAGCTTAA
- the thrS gene encoding threonine--tRNA ligase: protein MIKITFPDGAVKEFEAGISTLEIAKSISPGLAKKALAGKVNGKLIDVTRPIKEDADFEIVTPDHEDAFGLLRHSAAHLFAQAARRHFPNIHLGVGPAIENGFYYDTDNEEGQISNDDLEKIEEEMRRISKENFPSIRKEVTKEEAKEIFAGDPYKLELIEEHNEDEGGLTIYSQGEYTDLCRGPHVPSTGFIKFFKLLNVAGAYWRGNSDNAMMQRVYGTAWFNKEDLEENLRMREEAKERDHRKLGRELDLFFNEASLGAGTAYWLPDGATIRRTIQRFVEDREIAAGYLHVNTPNLMNLDVYKQSGHWQHYHEDMFPPMDMGDGEQMELRPMNCPSHIAIYKHHVHSYRELPIRIAEFGTMHRYEKSGALSGLQRVRVMQLNDGHTFVTPDQIQEEFGKILELIMEMYHDFGIDDYSFRLSYRDPEDTEKYFPDDAMWEKSQRMLKATMDNMNLDYVEAEGEAAFYGPKLDIQVKTALGNEETLSTIQLDFLNPENFDITYVGADGEKHRPVMIHRGVISTLERFTAYLIELYKGAFPTWLAPTQAIIIPVNNEIHADYAWEIKKRLQEKGLRIVVDETNEKMGYKIRQAQTRKVPYQIVVGDQEMADGTVNIRRYGSTDTEVISLDQFIENIQADVANYSRSK, encoded by the coding sequence ATGATAAAAATCACTTTCCCCGATGGTGCTGTCAAAGAATTTGAGGCAGGCATCTCAACCCTTGAAATCGCGAAATCAATCTCGCCTGGTTTGGCTAAAAAAGCCTTGGCTGGTAAAGTCAACGGCAAACTTATTGACGTGACCCGTCCAATCAAAGAAGATGCAGACTTTGAAATCGTGACACCTGATCATGAAGATGCTTTTGGACTTCTTCGTCACTCTGCAGCTCACCTTTTTGCACAAGCTGCTCGTCGTCACTTCCCAAATATCCATCTTGGTGTAGGTCCAGCTATCGAAAATGGTTTCTACTACGATACTGATAACGAAGAGGGTCAAATCTCAAATGATGATTTGGAAAAAATCGAAGAAGAAATGCGCCGTATTTCAAAAGAAAACTTCCCATCAATTCGTAAAGAGGTAACTAAAGAAGAAGCTAAAGAAATCTTTGCTGGCGATCCTTATAAACTTGAGCTTATTGAAGAACACAATGAAGATGAAGGGGGCTTGACTATTTATAGCCAAGGCGAATACACTGACCTTTGCCGTGGCCCACACGTCCCATCAACAGGCTTTATCAAATTCTTTAAATTGCTCAATGTAGCAGGTGCTTACTGGCGTGGAAACAGTGATAATGCCATGATGCAACGTGTTTACGGTACAGCTTGGTTTAACAAAGAAGACCTAGAAGAAAACCTTAGAATGCGTGAAGAAGCTAAAGAACGTGACCACCGTAAACTAGGACGCGAATTAGATCTCTTCTTCAATGAAGCTTCTTTGGGTGCTGGTACAGCTTACTGGCTTCCAGATGGTGCAACTATTCGTCGTACCATCCAACGTTTTGTGGAAGACCGTGAAATCGCTGCGGGTTACTTACATGTTAATACACCGAACTTGATGAACTTAGATGTTTATAAACAATCCGGTCACTGGCAACATTATCATGAAGATATGTTCCCACCAATGGATATGGGTGATGGTGAGCAAATGGAACTCCGCCCAATGAACTGTCCATCACATATCGCAATTTACAAACACCATGTACACAGTTACCGTGAATTGCCTATCCGTATCGCGGAATTCGGAACAATGCACCGTTATGAAAAATCAGGAGCACTTTCAGGACTTCAACGTGTACGTGTGATGCAGTTGAATGATGGTCATACATTTGTTACACCAGATCAAATCCAAGAAGAATTTGGTAAGATTCTTGAATTGATTATGGAGATGTATCATGATTTTGGTATCGATGATTACAGTTTCCGTCTGTCATATCGTGATCCAGAAGACACAGAAAAATACTTCCCAGATGATGCAATGTGGGAAAAGTCACAACGTATGCTTAAAGCAACCATGGATAATATGAATCTTGATTACGTTGAAGCAGAAGGTGAAGCAGCTTTCTATGGACCAAAATTGGATATTCAAGTGAAAACTGCTTTGGGTAATGAAGAAACACTTTCAACTATCCAATTGGACTTCCTTAACCCTGAAAACTTCGATATTACTTATGTGGGTGCCGATGGCGAAAAACACCGTCCAGTCATGATTCACCGTGGCGTAATCTCAACATTGGAACGCTTTACAGCTTACTTGATCGAACTTTATAAAGGTGCATTCCCAACTTGGTTGGCCCCTACACAAGCCATCATCATTCCAGTAAACAATGAAATCCACGCAGACTACGCATGGGAAATCAAAAAACGTTTGCAAGAAAAAGGTTTGCGTATCGTCGTTGATGAAACGAATGAAAAAATGGGTTATAAGATTCGTCAAGCCCAAACTCGCAAAGTTCCTTACCAAATTGTTGTGGGTGACCAAGAAATGGCAGATGGTACTGTGAACATCCGTCGTTATGGTTCTACTGATACTGAAGTAATCAGCCTTGACCAATTTATCGAAAACATCCAAGCAGATGTTGCAAACTACAGCCGTAGTAAATAA
- the hemH gene encoding ferrochelatase has protein sequence MKKRGILLVNLGTPESTSPKALRKYLRKFLSDRRVIKTHPLLWQPLLNGVILNTRPKKSAKLYEKIVKDGEFPLLTYTLAQEKNLKALCPEMEVAIGMSYSAPSIETSLDQLLAKGVEDLTVLPMYPQYSGTTVGSVFDSVMNYFMKKDHIVDLNFIRSFYKEPLYIKYFADKIKEALDKEGDLEAIVFSYHGIPLSYVKDGDAYPEECTETTRLIMKQIGDVPHYQTYQSKFGPAEWLTPATDDTLKKLPSQGIKKILILAPGFVVDCLETIEELEEENKTYFLENGGEKYIYLSPFNDEMAFAELVKERVERK, from the coding sequence ATGAAAAAAAGAGGCATTCTCTTAGTTAATCTTGGTACCCCTGAAAGTACATCGCCCAAAGCACTAAGAAAGTACCTAAGAAAATTTCTGTCGGATAGGCGCGTGATTAAAACGCATCCGCTTCTATGGCAACCCCTCTTAAATGGGGTTATACTCAACACGCGCCCTAAAAAGTCAGCGAAGCTTTACGAAAAAATTGTTAAAGATGGAGAATTTCCTCTTCTGACTTATACTTTAGCACAGGAGAAAAACCTTAAAGCTCTCTGCCCAGAGATGGAAGTGGCTATAGGGATGTCTTATAGCGCACCAAGTATTGAGACAAGTTTGGATCAATTGCTAGCCAAAGGTGTTGAGGATCTGACTGTACTCCCCATGTACCCACAATATTCTGGCACTACGGTAGGTTCTGTATTTGACAGTGTAATGAACTATTTCATGAAAAAAGATCATATCGTTGACCTTAACTTTATCCGTTCTTTTTATAAAGAACCGCTTTATATTAAATATTTTGCTGATAAGATTAAAGAAGCTTTAGATAAAGAGGGCGATCTTGAGGCTATTGTTTTCTCCTATCATGGTATTCCCCTTTCCTATGTAAAGGATGGGGATGCTTATCCAGAAGAGTGCACAGAAACGACACGATTAATTATGAAACAGATAGGAGACGTTCCACATTACCAGACATATCAGTCCAAGTTTGGTCCAGCAGAGTGGCTAACGCCAGCCACAGATGATACTTTGAAAAAGCTACCCTCACAAGGTATTAAAAAAATACTGATTCTGGCGCCAGGTTTTGTAGTAGATTGTCTTGAAACCATTGAAGAACTTGAAGAAGAAAATAAAACATATTTCCTGGAAAATGGTGGCGAAAAATATATCTATCTTTCACCTTTCAATGATGAAATGGCTTTTGCAGAGCTTGTAAAAGAAAGAGTAGAGCGAAAATAA
- a CDS encoding LPXTG cell wall anchor domain-containing protein, producing the protein MAERKVIKAKKQAIRRARLKRAGTVAAMLPLVMSNGAPVAMLIRGRHNEATPGIEQLAEVSEQEIADVILPEISVEEEVSIQEVSEVAPPFTLPQNFIAPTFSETDFARYEKENEAEQGAYLGIAPVAGDWSVKDTWPWMQILNVRWLTHNRVEIRFDTMRFDNANPPAEIGRLGGGQIKDMELKVGVGNDFLDEVRLISGEGNNTYVIVLEGITEDIFGDITVYAGDMHPQQDRSFRLQGGFLPPNPHVPIVLTEEHIHQGSVAYKFVDDDVSVLESGVRHWPVLELSMLGFTGTFNFNRKIQDIQFASTEHAGLSQINYGTVNWVEIASEIEQELNRQGALLVGQYYEVDVSALQASFVSTGLFQQGEVRENIPVALQDIKINRGEVASRPFDGTRSVGHIVEHLSLDFEIKMANGDIHEVIGLEVKLPVESLLYDRAGLWASFVHLDGHERQHEKVHAAVIQAVESLSLSYELDEALVQLLTNRIVAQSAVNIPTSRENGLYRGQITLADEGFTPTLLSQLQTVSSKEFDNTNIVRAQNNQEQYTFEFAIMGDNSVDGGKLRFATAVLSVNREALSFANSYVGTHRIEVDTDVYQNLVFTTRQGDAFDAEDLQAFKAQYGTQITEKIQTLAENGGLFNDAQITPRPVRWTAGLVDNKIYDGTTDVSGIVRPRLEGFIDGDTQIIEVELGDLNEHLRFANSLPGTWLIEGLDFEEESMIIRHDLNIAGNFNYAIVGEPSFNPATISPLVLDINDMGLLNFEKGKITRQYDGTKTYTGSLSPISVIIDGLDDENAYQFVFSSEAEFYFDERHVTGDYIPVRLGNTTIGLRRVGGTVQPVELSANLQDKLVALLFLGQITPREVFWEMGTVEDKDYDGNTSAIIRNMPQLFSTPASEGDFGIHDLDKVGVEALIINNGSAAFQSENVAHNTQGSITAQAVIATDGWTISGGTYARNYVIVPHPDAESIGFELPQTLFGQSAFDMPDFFYTELVKPRFADATIHPLDVHFVGGALQNDSRTYTGMRIVPERQEFDVPVLSTILGAKQNLLNSEKSTGRVRAVVGDFVHNNNLDVGTAVSALSGWSIEGYYHTNYRLVNSPDIEWEITAKKIELWEDVAGAQSGFVTKRFDNTVSFSEAQVFTLPRLFTDNLDITNWQLRYNSPNVLGATSLIVENSDWVGEQLNTLLGPNQVLADNFDFTSLFAAQIEPRILSWENGTIPSRPYNGTTSINTDNIVLPHLVPKGPEHEILDNHVTLAYNSNLLENLTFDDVLPGTYEFNWHEAVGLEVLFDESRHQDNYIVPQLNNAHASIFPTAFNKADLDENFSASGREYDGQVDIMDNLFMAHIQLEGGLILILPYHVEGLRFANPNAGTYQLEFDSITLDVKSELFYPEDIADIQGQIETAILEYRDAQIIPRHIEWTEGRVANKEWDDTYDIYQILVLPDLRRPDNDFEKAIVARDQERFTITQGGARFTQKDVGIDIPVVSDGYWSWSTTDGSSHPLSNYIFEGYQAGILPQPSFEAASITQVSVIDVKPMPENPNDMKANILYIQSGYIERQYNGTSQIDLVEDVKSQPEFSLRNAQDQVIMLSLEQLEELTVNFLDKDVAYDNNNVADKEVITNISGLTHTGIELSDNHIREIERLLFTGRITPWELNKEDVHNLEIAFEGNRVIHHVYNGKTDWLVPEGLDNDGKTIKIFPELWIELVTTGENIPILFSENYVISFADRHAGTDKQVNIDGFYLDSQNVSLHGELKEWMRSELITGHISPLTIRWTKGQVARRHYDGTKEAVIDVPPTLPIFAIDLPEINNPDAGVNIQTGQAHFDTADVRYDEAGNVIAMPVHASGTDDWGISGRYSGNYWLQPTLLSTLDSLLPLNEVLSSFVPRPVQRVNPLFESQIIDPIRLGFNGRKIAERVFNYDSYFTPAEKSYEYGSEAGFTDSEKWINMDTGQPMDVIGDYYLTISFVEQLSRLANGQPHVSEDELVFVDSQGNVIDRADVFVELRDEQGNLNRNYEYVFGDDVETIGRITKAEGFPVTKPQAAHVGETEIELFNSHIMMHRNFLENMPIIFEPFTLKEADTALRESESSLAEAATFDPGPYLIEYAVSRSERPEDLSDDAWQTSTLFTGLLPSTEYFLFARQADHHNRYEGEIIVGTSVVTREETPREPENGGTEEEGERPDTNGSGETNDPGNNDTSEDNYIQPEDEIRDEEDRTERSEAQGTRAELPSTGTMLGLGLGITGLVALASAAILRKKNKKD; encoded by the coding sequence ATGGCAGAAAGAAAAGTAATTAAAGCAAAAAAACAGGCGATACGGCGCGCACGACTAAAAAGGGCAGGCACTGTCGCAGCCATGCTTCCACTCGTCATGTCTAATGGAGCACCCGTAGCAATGCTTATCAGAGGTCGGCATAATGAAGCAACACCCGGGATTGAGCAGTTGGCGGAAGTTTCCGAGCAAGAGATAGCGGACGTTATACTGCCAGAGATTTCGGTAGAGGAAGAAGTCTCCATCCAGGAAGTATCAGAAGTTGCGCCACCGTTTACTCTACCCCAAAACTTTATCGCCCCAACTTTTTCAGAAACGGATTTTGCGCGTTATGAAAAAGAGAATGAAGCAGAACAAGGAGCTTATCTGGGAATTGCCCCTGTAGCGGGAGACTGGAGCGTAAAAGATACGTGGCCTTGGATGCAGATTCTCAACGTACGGTGGCTCACACATAATCGTGTTGAAATCCGGTTTGATACAATGCGTTTTGATAACGCGAACCCACCAGCTGAGATTGGCAGATTAGGTGGTGGTCAGATTAAAGACATGGAACTGAAAGTAGGGGTCGGCAATGATTTTTTGGATGAGGTAAGATTAATCAGTGGAGAAGGCAATAATACCTATGTGATTGTATTGGAGGGAATAACGGAAGATATCTTTGGTGACATTACTGTTTATGCCGGGGATATGCATCCTCAACAAGATAGGTCTTTCCGCCTTCAAGGCGGCTTCTTGCCACCTAATCCGCATGTGCCCATCGTTCTCACAGAGGAACATATACATCAGGGAAGTGTTGCTTACAAGTTTGTGGATGATGATGTTTCTGTTTTAGAATCTGGTGTGAGACATTGGCCCGTATTGGAACTCTCAATGCTAGGCTTTACAGGCACTTTTAATTTTAACCGTAAAATACAAGATATTCAGTTTGCAAGTACAGAACATGCCGGTCTCTCACAGATTAACTACGGGACGGTAAACTGGGTTGAGATTGCAAGCGAGATTGAACAGGAACTCAATCGGCAAGGTGCTCTCCTTGTAGGGCAATACTACGAAGTAGATGTTTCTGCCTTACAAGCGAGCTTCGTGAGTACAGGACTTTTTCAGCAAGGAGAAGTACGTGAAAATATTCCTGTGGCATTACAAGATATTAAGATTAATCGTGGTGAAGTAGCTTCTCGTCCTTTTGATGGTACTCGCTCGGTAGGGCATATCGTTGAGCATCTTTCTCTAGACTTTGAGATTAAAATGGCGAATGGCGATATCCATGAAGTTATAGGACTAGAAGTGAAACTTCCTGTGGAGAGTTTACTTTATGATCGCGCAGGACTTTGGGCTTCTTTTGTTCATCTCGATGGACATGAGAGGCAACATGAGAAAGTCCATGCAGCTGTTATTCAAGCTGTCGAATCCCTTTCGCTTTCGTATGAACTTGACGAAGCTTTAGTCCAGCTATTGACTAATCGTATTGTTGCCCAGTCAGCTGTAAATATTCCGACAAGTCGGGAGAATGGTCTTTATAGGGGACAGATAACACTTGCTGACGAAGGTTTTACGCCCACGCTTCTTAGTCAACTCCAAACAGTGAGCAGTAAGGAATTTGATAATACGAATATTGTCCGAGCTCAGAATAATCAAGAGCAATACACGTTTGAATTTGCCATCATGGGAGATAACTCTGTAGATGGAGGGAAACTCCGTTTTGCTACAGCTGTCTTATCTGTGAACCGTGAAGCTTTAAGTTTTGCCAACTCTTATGTTGGCACGCATCGAATCGAGGTAGATACAGATGTTTATCAGAACTTAGTATTTACTACTCGACAAGGCGATGCTTTTGACGCAGAAGACTTGCAGGCATTCAAAGCGCAATATGGGACTCAAATAACAGAAAAAATTCAAACCTTAGCAGAAAATGGCGGGCTCTTTAATGATGCCCAGATTACGCCTAGACCTGTGAGATGGACAGCAGGCCTTGTCGATAACAAGATTTATGATGGGACTACTGATGTGTCAGGAATTGTCCGCCCACGTTTAGAAGGCTTTATTGATGGTGATACTCAAATTATTGAAGTCGAGCTTGGCGATTTAAATGAACACCTCCGTTTTGCTAACAGTTTACCAGGGACCTGGCTGATTGAAGGGTTGGACTTTGAAGAAGAAAGTATGATTATCCGCCATGATCTTAACATCGCAGGGAACTTTAATTATGCGATTGTGGGAGAACCATCTTTTAATCCTGCCACTATCTCTCCTTTGGTTTTAGATATTAATGATATGGGCCTCCTTAACTTTGAAAAGGGGAAAATTACGCGTCAATATGATGGGACGAAAACTTATACTGGTAGTTTGAGTCCAATCTCTGTCATAATCGATGGTTTGGATGATGAAAATGCCTATCAGTTTGTTTTCTCTAGTGAAGCGGAATTTTATTTTGATGAGCGCCACGTCACAGGCGACTATATACCAGTACGTTTAGGGAACACAACTATTGGTTTGCGACGCGTTGGGGGAACAGTACAGCCTGTTGAACTCTCTGCAAACTTACAAGATAAACTCGTTGCTTTACTTTTCCTTGGTCAAATTACCCCACGTGAAGTTTTTTGGGAAATGGGAACAGTAGAGGACAAGGATTATGATGGAAATACTTCCGCTATTATTAGAAATATGCCTCAACTTTTCTCCACTCCTGCAAGTGAAGGAGATTTCGGAATTCATGACTTAGATAAAGTAGGCGTTGAGGCTCTTATAATAAATAATGGTTCAGCAGCTTTCCAGTCCGAAAATGTTGCTCATAATACTCAGGGAAGTATCACAGCCCAAGCAGTCATTGCAACAGACGGCTGGACTATCAGCGGTGGGACATATGCCCGCAACTATGTTATCGTCCCTCACCCTGATGCAGAAAGCATTGGCTTTGAGTTACCACAAACACTTTTTGGTCAGTCCGCTTTTGATATGCCAGATTTCTTCTATACAGAGCTTGTGAAGCCAAGGTTTGCTGATGCAACTATTCATCCGCTAGATGTGCATTTTGTCGGTGGCGCTTTACAAAATGACAGTAGGACGTATACAGGGATGAGGATAGTGCCCGAAAGACAGGAGTTCGATGTGCCAGTGCTAAGTACAATTCTTGGGGCTAAGCAAAACTTGTTGAACTCGGAGAAATCGACAGGTAGAGTAAGGGCAGTTGTGGGCGACTTTGTGCATAATAACAACCTTGATGTAGGTACAGCAGTTTCGGCCTTATCAGGGTGGAGCATAGAAGGGTACTATCATACTAACTATCGTTTAGTAAATTCTCCTGATATTGAGTGGGAAATCACTGCTAAGAAGATAGAACTATGGGAAGATGTAGCTGGTGCGCAGTCGGGATTTGTGACCAAACGATTTGATAACACTGTGAGCTTCTCCGAAGCTCAAGTCTTTACTCTACCTCGTTTGTTCACAGATAATTTGGATATTACAAACTGGCAACTTAGGTATAATTCGCCAAATGTACTGGGAGCGACCTCTCTCATTGTAGAAAATTCCGACTGGGTAGGCGAGCAACTCAATACCTTACTTGGCCCTAACCAAGTATTAGCCGATAATTTTGACTTTACGAGCCTCTTTGCAGCCCAAATAGAACCTCGTATCCTGAGCTGGGAAAATGGAACAATCCCTTCACGCCCATACAATGGTACAACTAGTATTAACACCGATAATATTGTTTTACCACACTTAGTTCCGAAAGGACCCGAGCATGAGATATTAGACAATCATGTAACGCTTGCTTATAACTCAAACCTTTTAGAGAATCTTACTTTTGATGATGTTCTTCCTGGAACTTATGAATTTAACTGGCATGAAGCAGTGGGGTTAGAAGTCTTATTTGATGAGAGCAGACATCAAGATAACTATATTGTTCCCCAGCTTAATAATGCGCATGCTTCCATCTTCCCAACAGCCTTTAATAAGGCAGATTTGGATGAAAACTTTAGTGCCAGTGGCCGAGAATATGATGGTCAGGTAGATATCATGGATAATCTCTTCATGGCTCATATTCAACTTGAAGGTGGGTTGATTCTCATTTTACCTTATCATGTGGAAGGGTTACGGTTTGCAAATCCAAACGCTGGTACTTATCAACTCGAATTTGACTCTATTACGCTTGACGTCAAATCAGAGCTTTTCTATCCTGAAGATATTGCTGATATTCAAGGACAAATTGAGACTGCAATTCTAGAATATCGTGATGCGCAAATCATCCCCCGTCATATCGAATGGACTGAAGGTCGAGTGGCTAACAAGGAATGGGACGACACTTATGATATATACCAAATCCTTGTCTTACCAGACTTAAGACGACCAGATAATGATTTTGAAAAGGCCATTGTGGCGCGTGATCAGGAGAGGTTCACTATAACTCAGGGAGGGGCAAGATTTACTCAAAAAGATGTAGGAATTGACATTCCAGTAGTATCTGACGGATACTGGAGTTGGTCGACTACTGACGGCTCTAGCCATCCCCTATCAAATTATATTTTTGAAGGGTACCAAGCCGGTATTTTACCTCAACCGAGTTTTGAGGCAGCCAGCATCACACAAGTTTCAGTCATAGATGTAAAACCAATGCCAGAAAATCCTAATGACATGAAAGCTAATATTCTTTACATTCAGTCAGGCTATATTGAACGGCAATATAATGGTACCTCTCAGATTGACTTAGTAGAAGATGTAAAGAGCCAGCCAGAGTTTTCTCTACGTAACGCACAAGATCAAGTTATCATGCTCTCACTAGAACAACTAGAAGAACTTACGGTTAATTTCTTAGATAAAGATGTCGCCTATGATAATAACAATGTTGCAGATAAAGAAGTTATTACAAATATCAGCGGCTTAACTCATACCGGTATTGAGCTTTCTGATAATCATATACGTGAGATTGAACGCCTACTCTTTACGGGTCGGATTACTCCATGGGAACTTAATAAAGAGGATGTTCACAACTTAGAGATCGCCTTTGAAGGTAATCGGGTGATTCATCATGTTTATAATGGTAAAACGGACTGGTTAGTTCCAGAGGGTCTGGATAATGATGGAAAGACGATTAAAATCTTCCCAGAACTTTGGATTGAGCTTGTGACCACAGGGGAGAATATACCCATCTTATTTAGTGAAAACTACGTTATATCCTTTGCGGATCGTCATGCAGGTACGGATAAGCAGGTAAACATAGATGGCTTCTATTTAGACTCTCAAAATGTAAGTCTGCACGGTGAACTTAAAGAATGGATGCGTAGTGAATTGATAACGGGGCATATCAGCCCTCTGACCATCCGCTGGACCAAAGGTCAGGTTGCAAGACGTCACTATGATGGTACGAAAGAGGCGGTAATTGATGTTCCACCTACATTGCCTATTTTTGCTATTGATCTCCCAGAAATTAATAATCCAGATGCAGGGGTAAATATTCAGACTGGCCAAGCCCACTTTGATACTGCCGATGTACGCTATGATGAGGCTGGAAATGTTATTGCTATGCCAGTTCATGCCTCGGGGACAGACGACTGGGGTATCTCAGGAAGATATTCAGGAAACTATTGGCTACAGCCTACACTCCTCAGTACCTTAGACTCGCTTCTTCCCTTAAATGAAGTACTCTCATCTTTCGTTCCTCGACCTGTACAACGTGTCAATCCATTATTTGAAAGCCAGATTATTGATCCTATTCGACTTGGATTTAACGGGCGAAAAATTGCGGAGCGTGTCTTCAACTATGACAGCTACTTTACGCCAGCGGAGAAGTCTTATGAGTACGGTAGCGAGGCTGGTTTCACGGATTCTGAGAAATGGATAAACATGGACACGGGACAACCTATGGATGTTATTGGGGATTATTACTTAACGATAAGCTTTGTGGAACAACTCTCACGTTTAGCCAATGGTCAGCCGCACGTTTCTGAAGACGAGTTAGTCTTTGTGGATAGTCAAGGCAATGTTATTGATAGGGCAGATGTTTTTGTCGAATTACGCGACGAACAAGGCAATCTCAACCGTAACTACGAGTATGTCTTTGGTGATGATGTTGAAACGATTGGGCGTATTACCAAAGCGGAGGGCTTCCCCGTGACTAAACCTCAAGCAGCGCATGTTGGGGAAACGGAGATTGAGCTCTTCAACTCTCACATCATGATGCACCGAAACTTCTTAGAAAATATGCCGATCATCTTTGAACCTTTTACTCTCAAGGAAGCTGATACAGCACTTCGTGAGTCGGAAAGTTCACTTGCTGAAGCTGCAACCTTTGATCCAGGCCCTTATCTTATCGAATATGCGGTTTCAAGGTCAGAAAGACCAGAGGATTTAAGTGATGATGCCTGGCAGACTTCAACTCTCTTTACAGGATTGTTGCCAAGCACGGAGTACTTCCTGTTTGCCCGCCAAGCCGACCATCATAATCGTTATGAGGGAGAGATTATTGTTGGAACTTCTGTAGTCACCCGAGAAGAAACCCCGCGTGAACCTGAAAACGGTGGAACAGAGGAAGAAGGTGAACGCCCAGATACTAATGGTTCAGGAGAAACAAATGATCCGGGAAATAATGATACCTCAGAGGATAATTATATTCAGCCGGAAGATGAAATCAGGGACGAAGAAGATAGAACAGAGAGAAGCGAAGCCCAAGGAACTAGGGCAGAATTACCAAGTACAGGTACTATGCTAGGTTTAGGACTAGGAATTACGGGTCTCGTCGCACTGGCAAGTGCAGCTATCTTGCGTAAAAAAAATAAAAAGGATTAA